A genomic region of Exiguobacterium sp. Helios contains the following coding sequences:
- a CDS encoding glycerophosphodiester phosphodiesterase, producing MMRWFAHRGASDRFPENTLEAIEAAIPYVDGIEFDVHFSRDGVGVIIHDETVNRTTNGTGRVVDLTLAELKQLNAGARFKGDGGPVQTTIPTLDEVLTLLAPTQLLLNIELKTDTIRYPGIEAYTLERCRAHGISNDRLILSSFNHYSVATVRELDPTIETAILYPYPLYHPEQQAILLGAKAIHPDYRRVTREDVILAHQAGIEVRVYTPKSADDVRRMIDIGIDAVIVNDPQAFQKSLSIP from the coding sequence ATGATGCGCTGGTTCGCCCATCGCGGAGCGAGTGACCGGTTTCCGGAAAATACGCTCGAAGCGATAGAAGCGGCAATCCCGTACGTCGACGGTATTGAATTCGATGTTCACTTTTCACGTGACGGAGTCGGAGTCATCATTCATGATGAGACGGTGAACCGGACGACGAACGGAACAGGGCGGGTCGTCGATTTGACGCTCGCTGAACTGAAGCAGCTCAACGCCGGAGCCCGGTTCAAAGGAGACGGCGGACCGGTTCAAACGACGATTCCGACGCTTGATGAAGTACTGACCCTGCTTGCACCGACACAGCTTTTGCTCAACATCGAGCTGAAGACGGATACGATCCGGTATCCCGGAATCGAAGCATACACACTCGAACGGTGTCGCGCCCACGGCATTTCGAACGACCGCCTGATTTTGAGTTCGTTTAATCATTACTCGGTCGCGACCGTCCGGGAACTTGATCCGACGATCGAGACAGCGATTCTCTATCCGTATCCGTTGTACCATCCGGAGCAGCAAGCCATCCTGCTCGGGGCAAAGGCGATTCATCCGGATTACCGCCGGGTGACGCGAGAAGATGTCATCCTTGCCCATCAAGCCGGGATTGAGGTCCGGGTTTATACGCCGAAATCGGCTGACGATGTCAGACGGATGATCGACATCGGGATTGACGCCGTCATCGTCAACGATCCACAAGCATTTCAGAAAAGTCTATCCATCCCATAA
- a CDS encoding creatininase family protein: MLSYKNSTKVIQDSQTVTAILSVGATEQFGPYLPMHLDTLIAEHQAAVFGERLNAYVLPTLPFNTSEEHANQIGTVTVSPTVISMMLEEIIVNLYRQGFTRFILCNGHGGAYWESAFVKQINFKYPELVVITTHRYRAFEEALDAAGLAELNERHGGLLSVATGMWLCPNLVDLQPMGGDVPLSHYPVADYVFWDQLATDGCWGSFEPGVYSPDELATIGETFWTTFTEKRAEHLKETLTTAVRLRNLPGRNED, encoded by the coding sequence ATGCTTAGTTATAAAAACAGTACGAAGGTTATTCAAGACAGTCAGACTGTCACCGCGATTCTCTCGGTCGGGGCAACCGAACAGTTCGGACCGTATCTGCCGATGCATCTTGATACATTGATTGCCGAGCACCAGGCCGCTGTTTTCGGTGAACGGTTAAACGCCTATGTCTTACCGACACTGCCGTTTAACACCTCCGAAGAACATGCCAATCAAATCGGGACCGTCACCGTCAGTCCGACGGTGATCTCAATGATGCTCGAAGAAATCATCGTCAATCTGTACCGGCAAGGGTTCACTCGATTCATCCTTTGCAACGGGCACGGAGGGGCATACTGGGAATCGGCATTCGTCAAACAGATTAACTTTAAATATCCGGAGCTCGTCGTCATCACGACGCACCGCTACCGGGCATTTGAGGAAGCGTTGGACGCGGCGGGACTTGCGGAATTAAACGAACGGCACGGCGGTCTGTTGTCCGTCGCAACCGGGATGTGGCTTTGTCCGAATCTCGTTGACCTGCAACCGATGGGCGGGGACGTTCCGCTGTCCCATTATCCGGTCGCCGATTATGTCTTTTGGGATCAACTGGCGACGGACGGTTGTTGGGGAAGCTTTGAACCCGGTGTCTATTCGCCGGACGAACTCGCAACCATCGGTGAGACGTTTTGGACTACCTTTACTGAAAAACGGGCGGAACACTTGAAAGAAACACTTACGACGGCGGTCCGCCTGCGAAACCTGCCGGGAAGAAATGAGGACTAA
- a CDS encoding guanylate kinase → MSGKIILLIGGSGSGKSSLIKRLRQEYERVRFIPSVTTRPKRPTEHDGESYHFVDVKTFQQLIQENGFIEYAHVHRAWYGTPRKAYEEILATDGIVIKDIDPKGATAFKTLYADHVITIFVSVPPDLMKERLLMRGDTPEFEARLVDYADAWKERDHYDYMIENIDFEQAYADLLGIISAYIPGQPSES, encoded by the coding sequence ATGTCAGGTAAAATCATTCTGTTGATTGGTGGATCGGGCAGCGGGAAATCTTCCTTGATCAAACGCTTACGCCAGGAATATGAACGGGTCCGCTTTATTCCGTCCGTGACGACACGACCGAAACGTCCGACGGAACATGACGGAGAAAGTTATCATTTCGTTGACGTCAAGACGTTCCAACAATTGATCCAGGAGAACGGATTCATTGAGTATGCCCATGTACACCGGGCATGGTACGGTACACCACGAAAGGCGTATGAAGAAATTTTGGCGACGGATGGAATCGTCATCAAGGATATTGATCCGAAAGGGGCAACAGCGTTCAAGACGTTGTATGCCGACCACGTCATCACGATTTTCGTCTCCGTTCCGCCGGATTTGATGAAGGAGCGGTTGCTGATGCGGGGGGATACCCCGGAATTTGAAGCACGGCTCGTCGATTATGCTGATGCCTGGAAAGAACGGGATCATTATGATTACATGATTGAAAACATCGATTTTGAACAAGCCTATGCCGATCTGTTAGGAATCATTTCCGCTTATATTCCCGGACAACCGTCCGAATCATAA
- a CDS encoding carboxypeptidase M32 codes for MTTLQQWRDHFEALRAYDEAVALLYWDMRTYMPEQSADNRSKSIGFLSTESFRRRTGTAYQTLLEAMGQEALTGVEAVSYAKAKQAYDRDSKIPEAEYQTFITLISEAESVWEKAKDADDWDLFAPYLEKIVAMERKFVEYWGYDNHPYDALLHDYEPGMTVAELDPLFAELRQAIITLLQQLDGKTFPTLDWSADRETQIRLNHEWLQDIGYDFTAGRLDETVHPFQTTINRKDARVTTKYDEADYRNSVFGTMHEAGHATYEQGIDPNLDTLGLGDGASMGIHESQSLFFENFIGRNQGFLSARYAGLQRAIPSLTDVPFETFYAAVNEVKPSLIRIEADELTYALHIIIRYELEKRLITGELEVKDLPAEWNRLYKEYLGVDVPSNAKGVLQDVHWSGGSFGYFPSYALGLVYSAQLNEALRDDVNDVDQLIADGTLAPIKEWLNINIHRHGKAKTPAELIQAATGQSISVQPLINYLTAKYTRVVEAL; via the coding sequence ATGACGACTTTACAACAATGGCGTGACCATTTTGAGGCGCTTCGGGCATACGATGAAGCTGTTGCTTTACTCTATTGGGACATGCGGACATACATGCCGGAACAATCCGCCGACAACCGTTCGAAATCAATCGGCTTCTTATCGACGGAAAGTTTCCGCCGCCGGACGGGAACAGCATATCAAACGTTGCTTGAAGCGATGGGGCAAGAAGCGTTGACGGGTGTGGAAGCCGTCTCCTATGCCAAAGCAAAACAAGCGTACGACCGGGACTCGAAGATTCCGGAAGCGGAATACCAGACATTCATCACGTTAATTTCGGAAGCGGAAAGTGTCTGGGAGAAGGCGAAGGACGCGGATGATTGGGACTTGTTTGCACCTTACCTGGAAAAGATTGTCGCGATGGAACGGAAGTTCGTCGAGTACTGGGGATATGACAACCATCCGTACGATGCGTTGCTACATGATTACGAGCCGGGGATGACGGTCGCAGAACTCGATCCGTTGTTTGCAGAACTCCGTCAAGCGATCATCACACTCCTGCAACAACTCGACGGAAAAACATTCCCGACACTCGACTGGTCAGCCGACCGCGAGACACAGATTCGATTGAATCACGAGTGGCTGCAGGACATCGGTTATGACTTCACGGCGGGACGACTGGATGAGACCGTTCATCCGTTCCAGACGACGATCAATCGTAAAGATGCCCGCGTCACGACAAAGTACGATGAAGCGGATTACCGCAATTCGGTTTTCGGAACGATGCATGAAGCCGGACACGCAACATATGAACAAGGAATTGATCCGAATCTCGATACGCTCGGACTCGGGGACGGGGCTTCGATGGGGATCCATGAATCGCAGTCGTTGTTCTTTGAGAATTTCATCGGCCGGAATCAAGGATTCCTGTCGGCCCGCTATGCCGGTCTGCAACGAGCGATTCCTTCATTGACGGACGTGCCGTTCGAGACGTTTTATGCCGCGGTCAACGAAGTCAAACCGTCACTAATCCGGATCGAAGCGGACGAATTGACGTATGCTTTGCATATCATCATCCGCTACGAACTCGAAAAACGTCTGATTACGGGCGAACTCGAAGTCAAAGACTTACCGGCGGAATGGAACCGACTGTACAAGGAATACCTCGGAGTCGATGTCCCGTCCAATGCAAAAGGTGTTCTGCAGGATGTCCACTGGTCCGGCGGATCGTTCGGTTACTTCCCGAGTTATGCGCTCGGTCTCGTCTACAGCGCTCAACTGAACGAAGCATTGCGCGATGACGTCAATGATGTCGATCAACTGATCGCCGACGGAACACTGGCACCCATCAAGGAATGGTTGAACATCAACATTCACCGGCACGGAAAAGCGAAGACACCGGCGGAGCTGATTCAGGCGGCAACCGGACAATCGATTTCCGTCCAGCCGTTGATCAACTACTTGACGGCAAAATATACACGGGTCGTCGAAGCATTATGA
- a CDS encoding YciI family protein: MLFLLLVKASNRSEADLFPDPLLQEAMAAFNRDLVEAGVRVMAKGLHPTREAVRFSFHQPNEEPDVTSGPFEPSADQLAGFILIDVASREEAITWARRMPDPQGHGEGQIELRQVFE, translated from the coding sequence ATGTTATTCCTATTGCTCGTTAAAGCGTCAAACCGCTCTGAAGCCGATCTGTTTCCGGATCCACTCCTTCAGGAAGCGATGGCCGCCTTTAACCGGGACCTGGTCGAAGCCGGGGTCCGGGTCATGGCAAAAGGACTGCACCCGACGCGGGAAGCCGTTCGCTTTTCGTTTCACCAACCAAATGAAGAACCGGACGTCACATCCGGACCGTTTGAACCGTCGGCGGATCAATTGGCAGGATTTATTTTGATCGATGTGGCGTCAAGAGAGGAAGCGATCACTTGGGCCAGACGTATGCCGGATCCGCAAGGTCACGGCGAAGGACAAATCGAGTTACGCCAAGTTTTTGAATGA
- a CDS encoding serine/threonine protein kinase: MKIDSELAFAIHLAETPEGFTVTSYPEQLEWIGTGRSAFVFRVTGTDRVIKKFFPSHRHLAAIEGSIYEQLSPFATYAKQYEYGTDYLVIEYIEGQTLFECLISGTLITDDVIQTVDRALAEARSVGLNPSDIHLRNILLTPTGTRIIDVARFRQTDPCTQWDDLKRAYHYFYAKAYFPKRFSESFLNTIADVYKGRLFESMRKTG, translated from the coding sequence GTGAAGATAGATTCCGAACTGGCTTTTGCCATCCATCTGGCCGAGACGCCGGAGGGATTTACGGTGACGTCCTATCCGGAACAACTCGAATGGATTGGAACAGGTCGCAGTGCCTTTGTATTTCGAGTCACTGGAACCGACCGGGTCATCAAAAAGTTTTTCCCCTCGCACCGACATCTTGCAGCAATCGAAGGGTCGATTTATGAACAATTAAGTCCCTTTGCGACGTATGCGAAACAGTATGAATACGGGACTGACTACCTCGTCATCGAATACATCGAAGGACAAACGTTGTTTGAGTGTTTGATCAGCGGGACACTCATCACGGACGATGTCATCCAAACGGTCGATCGGGCTTTAGCTGAAGCACGTTCCGTCGGTTTGAATCCATCTGACATTCATTTACGAAACATTCTCTTGACGCCGACCGGGACACGGATCATCGACGTCGCCCGATTCCGTCAGACCGATCCGTGCACGCAATGGGATGATTTAAAGCGCGCTTATCACTATTTTTATGCGAAGGCGTATTTCCCGAAACGTTTTTCCGAGTCTTTTTTGAATACAATCGCGGACGTCTACAAAGGACGATTGTTCGAATCGATGCGAAAGACGGGGTAA
- a CDS encoding PH domain-containing protein — protein sequence MSNPLSQLAWTFVSECDIPQDVTGLLIQGEQALSAYKTIRDVAIFTTHRLIIRDAQGLTGKKVEVYSIPYKSINMYSTENAGGMFDINSEVQLFTRAGTIKINLNKKVDVRKIDLLIANAIL from the coding sequence ATGAGTAATCCACTGAGCCAACTCGCATGGACCTTCGTCTCCGAGTGTGACATCCCGCAAGACGTAACAGGATTATTGATTCAAGGCGAACAAGCGTTGTCCGCATATAAGACGATCCGGGACGTCGCGATTTTTACGACACACCGGCTGATCATTCGGGACGCGCAAGGATTGACGGGCAAAAAGGTCGAAGTCTATTCGATTCCTTATAAATCAATTAACATGTATTCAACGGAAAACGCCGGCGGCATGTTTGACATCAATTCGGAAGTCCAATTGTTTACACGGGCCGGAACGATCAAAATCAATCTCAACAAAAAGGTCGATGTCCGTAAAATTGACTTGCTGATTGCGAACGCGATTCTTTAA